One window of Streptococcus suis genomic DNA carries:
- a CDS encoding DDE-type integrase/transposase/recombinase, producing MTSIPQNLRYLPHTLETRYHAVKTYRNGASVTFICRRYKVSKASLMRWNKRFDGTKESLKDRSHRPLTPHPKAHTEQELTWIKNCIRRNPQATLIEIFYKLKTNKGYDRHPCSLFRILRKLDFFKSPKTKQKTYVPRPYHTPTELGIKWQMDVKYVPTHCYTGKLPDKFYQYTVIDEASRERFIFPFKEQSSHSTVQFVKMAMRYFGYKPKIIQTDNGFEFTHFKETKQIHPLDLLCQELGIEHKLIRPRTPRHNGKVERSHRNDNRRFYQHLTFYSYDDLIKQMKTYLYRSNRLPMQTLGWKSPIDIRKALLEASS from the coding sequence ATGACTAGTATACCACAAAATCTTCGCTATTTGCCACACACTCTGGAAACACGCTACCACGCTGTTAAAACCTATCGAAATGGAGCTTCTGTCACCTTCATCTGTCGACGCTACAAGGTCTCAAAAGCCTCTCTCATGCGGTGGAACAAGCGATTCGACGGCACCAAAGAATCGCTGAAAGACCGGTCGCATCGACCTCTAACACCTCATCCAAAAGCTCATACCGAACAGGAGCTTACCTGGATTAAAAATTGCATCCGAAGAAATCCACAGGCAACCCTCATCGAAATATTCTACAAGCTCAAAACTAATAAGGGCTATGACCGCCATCCCTGCTCTCTCTTTCGAATCTTGAGAAAACTTGATTTCTTCAAATCCCCTAAAACTAAGCAGAAAACCTATGTGCCTAGGCCTTACCATACCCCAACTGAACTCGGTATCAAGTGGCAAATGGACGTCAAATATGTACCGACTCACTGCTACACAGGCAAGCTACCTGACAAATTCTATCAATATACCGTCATTGATGAGGCCAGCAGGGAACGTTTTATCTTCCCTTTCAAAGAGCAATCTTCTCACTCAACTGTTCAGTTTGTCAAAATGGCTATGAGATACTTTGGATACAAACCCAAAATTATTCAAACGGATAATGGTTTTGAGTTTACCCATTTCAAAGAGACCAAGCAAATTCACCCCCTAGACCTACTTTGTCAGGAACTTGGTATTGAGCACAAACTAATTCGTCCTCGAACACCCAGACATAATGGCAAGGTTGAGCGCAGTCATCGAAATGATAACCGACGTTTCTACCAGCACTTGACCTTTTACTCCTATGACGATCTGATCAAGCAGATGAAAACCTATCTTTATCGTTCTAATCGACTCCCTATGCAAACTTTAGGCTGGAAATCTCCTATCGATATCAGAAAAGCTTTACTAGAAGCTAGCTCCTAG
- the tuf gene encoding elongation factor Tu: MAKEKYDRSKPHVNIGTIGHVDHGKTTLTAAITTVLARRLPSSVNQPKDYASIDAAPEERERGITINTAHVEYETEKRHYAHIDAPGHADYVKNMITGAAQMDGAILVVASTDGPMPQTREHILLSRQVGVKHLIVFMNKVDLVDDEELLELVEMEIRDLLSEYDFPGDDLPVIQGSALKALEGDSKYEDIVMELMNTVDEYIPEPERDTDKPLLLPVEDVFSITGRGTVASGRIDRGTVRVNDEIEIVGLQEEKSKAVVTGVEMFRKQLDEGLAGDNVGVLLRGVQRDEIERGQVISKPGSINPHTKFKGEVYILTKEEGGRHTPFFDNYRPQFYFRTTDVTGSIKLPEGTEMVMPGDNVTIDVELIHPIAVEQGTTFSIREGGRTVGSGMVTEIEA; encoded by the coding sequence ATGGCAAAAGAAAAATACGATCGTAGTAAACCCCACGTTAACATTGGTACAATTGGACACGTTGACCACGGTAAAACTACTTTGACAGCAGCTATCACAACTGTATTGGCACGTCGCTTGCCTTCATCAGTTAACCAACCTAAAGACTATGCGTCTATCGATGCTGCTCCAGAAGAGCGCGAGCGCGGTATCACTATCAACACTGCACACGTTGAGTACGAAACTGAAAAACGTCACTATGCTCACATCGACGCTCCAGGACACGCGGACTACGTTAAAAACATGATCACTGGTGCTGCTCAGATGGACGGTGCGATCCTTGTAGTAGCTTCAACTGACGGTCCAATGCCACAAACTCGTGAGCACATCCTTCTTTCACGTCAGGTTGGTGTTAAACACCTTATCGTCTTCATGAACAAAGTTGACTTGGTTGACGATGAAGAATTGCTTGAGTTGGTTGAAATGGAAATCCGTGACCTTCTTTCAGAATACGATTTCCCAGGTGATGATCTTCCAGTTATCCAAGGTTCAGCTCTTAAAGCCCTTGAAGGTGACTCTAAGTACGAAGACATCGTTATGGAATTGATGAACACTGTTGATGAGTACATTCCAGAACCAGAACGCGACACTGATAAACCATTGTTGCTTCCAGTCGAGGACGTATTCTCAATTACTGGTCGTGGTACTGTAGCTTCAGGACGTATCGACCGTGGTACAGTTCGTGTCAACGACGAAATCGAAATCGTTGGTCTTCAAGAAGAAAAATCTAAAGCAGTTGTTACTGGTGTTGAAATGTTCCGTAAACAACTTGACGAAGGTCTTGCTGGCGATAACGTTGGTGTGCTTCTTCGTGGTGTACAACGTGATGAAATCGAACGTGGTCAAGTTATCTCTAAACCAGGTTCTATCAACCCACACACTAAATTCAAAGGTGAAGTTTACATCCTTACTAAAGAAGAAGGTGGACGTCACACTCCATTCTTCGACAACTACCGTCCACAGTTCTACTTCCGTACAACTGACGTAACTGGTTCAATCAAATTGCCAGAAGGTACTGAAATGGTAATGCCTGGTGATAACGTTACTATCGACGTTGAATTGATCCACCCAATCGCCGTTGAACAAGGTACTACTTTCTCTATCCGTGAAGGTGGACGTACTGTTGGTTCAGGTATGGTTACAGAAATCGAAGCTTAA
- a CDS encoding anti-sigma factor, which produces MKTFEIVTKKSRRKHLLKTISLSLLIGFVFLFIGSWMVKMIYGARINSERERYNLLTEIAYPNISHDGIKIQETGFFSGKIYYNLSKDIAGVPISFGQREVYFTLFSMHYDPTQNSPGASLDFLYDYSSNTKLPTFTEWGEKNQLKYLKDMDGQLVEVAIRFDKKYTLGQIKQMIPENLKQNWYWIGTCHRDRTLVTPDELFGFKEQSLRSFPADIPAEHQVEFKSGIQMMKEYIELSKKDKGSFDRFPLNDVEDYIAKFGDTDFTKQEEIDKLEFAGVILTGPAENFVSLENQTWIASSSIGASIQNQPYYQLYME; this is translated from the coding sequence ATGAAGACTTTTGAAATTGTAACCAAGAAGAGTAGAAGGAAACACCTGCTAAAAACAATCAGCTTATCCCTGCTCATTGGTTTTGTTTTTCTTTTTATTGGTTCTTGGATGGTTAAAATGATTTACGGTGCACGCATTAATAGCGAGCGAGAACGGTACAATTTGCTGACAGAAATCGCCTATCCCAACATTAGCCATGATGGGATAAAAATACAAGAAACGGGATTTTTTTCAGGTAAAATCTACTATAATTTGAGCAAGGATATAGCTGGTGTCCCTATTTCTTTTGGTCAAAGGGAAGTCTACTTTACCCTCTTTAGTATGCACTATGACCCTACTCAGAACTCCCCAGGGGCTAGTTTAGATTTTCTCTATGATTATTCAAGCAATACCAAGCTTCCCACTTTTACGGAATGGGGAGAAAAGAATCAGCTCAAATATCTTAAGGACATGGACGGTCAGCTGGTAGAAGTTGCCATTCGATTTGATAAGAAGTACACACTGGGTCAGATTAAGCAGATGATTCCAGAAAATCTTAAGCAAAATTGGTACTGGATTGGGACCTGTCACAGGGACCGTACCTTGGTGACCCCGGATGAGCTGTTCGGCTTCAAAGAGCAGAGTCTGAGAAGTTTTCCAGCTGATATTCCAGCAGAACACCAGGTGGAGTTCAAGTCTGGTATTCAGATGATGAAGGAATATATTGAACTCTCAAAAAAAGATAAGGGAAGTTTTGACCGATTTCCTCTCAATGATGTAGAAGACTACATTGCTAAATTCGGCGATACAGACTTCACCAAGCAGGAGGAAATTGACAAGCTAGAATTTGCTGGTGTCATCCTGACAGGACCGGCAGAAAACTTTGTTTCCTTAGAAAATCAAACTTGGATTGCATCCTCAAGCATCGGTGCTTCCATCCAAAATCAGCCCTATTATCAGCTCTACATGGAATAA
- a CDS encoding RNA polymerase sigma factor — MKLDDYEKEVIAIAEEISYYLQQSGANPADSQDIAQDVLVKILTSDIVLPFEKLRAWLYRSAVRAYIDKYRRDKHYHDILQKEFFHQNGWTKFDDRSYEPLYRAIAELPSKYQLVLDLYYFQEMTTKEIAKILGQSQSLVKINLHRGRKQLAKTLTEKGYHYEDF, encoded by the coding sequence ATCAAACTAGATGATTATGAAAAAGAAGTCATTGCTATAGCTGAGGAAATTTCCTACTATCTGCAACAGTCAGGCGCCAATCCTGCAGATAGCCAGGATATTGCCCAGGATGTCCTGGTCAAAATTCTCACCTCCGATATTGTCCTTCCTTTCGAGAAACTCAGGGCCTGGCTCTATCGATCGGCTGTCCGAGCTTACATTGACAAATACAGGCGGGACAAACATTATCATGACATCTTACAGAAGGAATTTTTCCACCAAAATGGTTGGACAAAATTTGACGACAGGTCTTATGAGCCGCTCTATCGGGCAATAGCAGAGCTGCCGAGCAAGTATCAGCTAGTCTTGGACCTCTACTATTTTCAGGAGATGACAACCAAGGAGATTGCCAAAATTTTAGGTCAATCTCAAAGCTTAGTTAAAATCAATCTCCACAGAGGGCGGAAACAATTGGCCAAGACCTTGACAGAAAAGGGGTATCACTATGAAGACTTTTGA
- the ppc gene encoding phosphoenolpyruvate carboxylase, whose translation MKIQKLENYNNKDAIKEEVAILTTILEEVAGQMMSAETFQKILELSQLSHEDDYQALIDIIGQLDNDELAVISRYFAVLPLLINISEDVDLAYEINHQNNIGHDYLGKMSTTIDMVSKHEDAADILEKLNVVPVLTAHPTQVQRQSMLDLTKHIHELLRRYRDVKLGLMNRTKWEDQLRLYIEIIMQTDMTREKKLKVTNEITNVMEYYNSSFIKAVTKLQGEYKRLAAEKGIELDNPRPITMGMWIGGDRDGNPFVTAETLKLSALTQCQVIMNYYDEQLYKLYRNFSLSTTIVKVSPAVQQLADLSQDQSVYRENEPYRRAFHYIQMKLANTRDYLVHNKPTDDRYENVAAFKADLLAIKKSLKENKTAALIKGDLTEILEAIEAFGFYLASIDMRQDSSILEASVGELLASARIVEDYSSLSEEAKCHVLLKQLETDPRILSATHVAKSEQLEKELAIFATARELKDKLGEEVIKQHIISHSESVSDLLELAVLLKEVGLVDVDKARVQIVPLFETIEDLDNAAATMRDYLKLDLTKRWIAGNKYYQEIMLGYSDSNKDGGYLSSGWTLYKAQNELTQIGQENGVKITFFHGRGGTVGRGGGPSYDAITSQPFGSIKDRIRLTEQGEVIGNKYGNKDAAYYNLEMLVSATLDRMVTQMITDPDEIGSYRETMDEIVADSYTIYRDLVFNNPRFYEYFFAATPIREISSLNIGSRPAARKTITEIGGLRAIPWVFSWSQNRVMLPGWYGVGSSFKRYIDKAPENLAKLQKMYESWPFFRSLLSNVDMVLSKSNMNIAFEYAKMCETEEVRNIFHAILDEWQLTKDMILSIEQHEELLDELPFLKASLDYRMPYFNILNYIQIELINRLRRGELSKEQESLIHITINGVATGLRNSG comes from the coding sequence GTTAGACAATGACGAATTGGCTGTGATTTCTCGCTATTTCGCTGTCTTACCTCTCTTGATTAACATCTCTGAAGATGTGGACTTGGCCTATGAAATCAACCATCAAAATAATATTGGTCATGATTATCTAGGAAAAATGTCCACAACAATTGATATGGTATCCAAACATGAAGATGCGGCTGATATCCTTGAGAAACTCAATGTCGTTCCTGTCTTGACGGCCCACCCAACTCAGGTTCAACGCCAGTCCATGCTGGATTTGACCAAGCATATCCACGAATTGCTCCGTCGTTACCGCGATGTCAAATTGGGCTTGATGAACCGGACCAAGTGGGAAGACCAACTGCGTCTTTATATCGAAATCATCATGCAGACGGATATGACGCGGGAGAAGAAACTCAAGGTTACCAATGAAATTACCAATGTCATGGAGTATTACAATTCCTCCTTCATTAAGGCAGTGACCAAGCTCCAAGGGGAGTACAAGCGTCTGGCTGCCGAGAAGGGCATTGAGTTGGATAATCCGCGTCCTATTACCATGGGTATGTGGATTGGTGGTGATCGTGACGGAAACCCATTTGTGACGGCCGAAACCTTGAAATTATCAGCCCTGACCCAGTGCCAAGTGATTATGAACTATTACGATGAGCAGCTTTACAAGCTCTACCGTAATTTCTCACTGTCGACCACTATTGTCAAGGTCAGTCCGGCAGTTCAGCAATTGGCTGATTTGTCACAGGATCAGTCTGTCTATCGTGAAAACGAACCCTACCGCCGTGCCTTCCATTATATCCAGATGAAGTTGGCAAACACGCGTGATTACCTCGTGCACAACAAACCAACTGATGATCGCTATGAAAACGTTGCTGCTTTCAAGGCTGACCTGCTGGCTATCAAGAAATCCCTGAAAGAAAATAAAACAGCGGCACTGATTAAGGGAGATTTGACAGAGATTTTAGAAGCGATTGAAGCCTTCGGCTTCTACTTGGCCAGCATCGACATGCGCCAGGATTCATCTATCTTAGAAGCAAGTGTAGGAGAGCTCCTAGCATCTGCACGGATTGTTGAAGATTATTCAAGCCTGTCAGAAGAGGCTAAGTGCCATGTGCTCCTCAAACAATTGGAAACAGACCCACGCATCCTGTCAGCAACCCATGTAGCCAAGTCAGAGCAGTTGGAAAAAGAGTTGGCAATCTTTGCTACAGCGCGTGAACTCAAGGATAAGCTAGGTGAAGAGGTCATCAAACAGCACATCATTTCCCACTCAGAGAGCGTATCAGACTTGCTAGAATTGGCAGTCTTACTCAAGGAGGTTGGTCTGGTTGATGTCGACAAGGCCCGTGTTCAGATTGTTCCACTCTTTGAAACCATTGAAGATTTGGACAATGCTGCTGCTACCATGCGTGATTATCTGAAATTAGATCTGACCAAACGCTGGATTGCTGGCAATAAATATTACCAGGAAATCATGTTGGGCTATTCGGATTCCAATAAAGACGGTGGTTATCTGTCATCAGGCTGGACCCTCTACAAGGCCCAGAATGAATTGACCCAAATCGGTCAAGAAAATGGTGTCAAGATTACCTTCTTCCATGGCCGCGGTGGTACGGTTGGTCGTGGTGGTGGTCCATCATATGATGCCATTACCTCCCAGCCATTCGGTTCTATCAAAGACCGTATCCGTTTGACCGAGCAGGGCGAGGTGATTGGTAATAAATATGGTAACAAGGACGCAGCTTACTACAATTTGGAAATGCTGGTGTCTGCAACGCTGGATCGTATGGTAACGCAGATGATTACGGATCCGGATGAAATTGGTAGTTACCGTGAAACCATGGATGAGATTGTGGCGGATAGCTATACTATTTACCGCGACCTGGTCTTCAATAATCCTCGTTTCTACGAATACTTCTTTGCCGCGACGCCAATCCGTGAGATTTCCAGTTTGAATATCGGTTCTCGTCCAGCAGCCCGTAAGACCATTACTGAAATCGGTGGGCTCCGTGCCATTCCTTGGGTATTCTCTTGGTCACAAAACCGTGTCATGCTGCCAGGTTGGTATGGTGTTGGTTCTAGTTTCAAACGCTATATTGACAAGGCGCCTGAAAATCTAGCTAAACTACAAAAAATGTACGAGAGCTGGCCTTTCTTCCGTTCACTCTTGTCAAATGTAGACATGGTCTTATCTAAGTCCAACATGAACATCGCCTTTGAATACGCCAAAATGTGTGAGACAGAGGAAGTTCGTAATATCTTCCATGCCATTTTAGATGAGTGGCAACTGACTAAAGACATGATTTTGTCTATTGAGCAACATGAAGAGTTGCTAGACGAACTGCCTTTCCTCAAGGCCAGTCTGGACTACCGCATGCCTTACTTCAATATTCTTAACTATATCCAAATTGAGCTCATTAACCGCCTCCGTCGTGGGGAGCTCAGCAAAGAGCAGGAAAGCCTGATTCACATCACCATCAACGGTGTGGCGACAGGCCTCCGAAATTCAGGATAA